The following coding sequences are from one Pseudomonas oryzae window:
- a CDS encoding nitrate/nitrite transporter, whose amino-acid sequence MNTSFWKAGHTPTLFAAFLYFDLSFMVWYVLGPLGVQIAADLGLTTQQRAMMVATPILAGAVLRFLMGLFADRTSPKTAGLVGQVIVIAALAVAWTQGVHSYEQALLLGLFLGFAGASFAVALPLASQWYPPQHQGKAMGIAGAGNSGTVLAALFAPGLASAFGWGNVFGLALIPLVLTLIIFASVAKNAPERPQPKAVGDYLKALGDRDSWWFMLFYSVTFGGFLGLASTLPGYFHDQYGFDPVKAGYYTAACVFAGSLLRPLGGALADRIGGIRTLLVMYTVASLCIAVVGFNLPSSTAALALFVVAMLSLGAGNGAVFQLVPQRFRQTIGVMTGLIGMAGGIGGFALTAGLGAVKQSTGDYQLGLWLFASLGVVAWIGLHSVKLRWRTTWGSAAVTAARV is encoded by the coding sequence ATGAACACGAGTTTCTGGAAAGCCGGCCATACACCGACCCTGTTCGCCGCATTTCTCTATTTCGACCTGAGTTTCATGGTCTGGTACGTGCTCGGCCCGCTGGGCGTGCAGATCGCCGCCGACCTCGGCCTGACCACCCAGCAGCGGGCGATGATGGTCGCCACACCCATCCTCGCCGGCGCCGTGCTGCGCTTCCTGATGGGCCTGTTCGCCGACCGTACCTCGCCGAAGACCGCCGGCCTGGTCGGCCAGGTGATCGTCATCGCCGCCCTTGCCGTGGCCTGGACGCAGGGCGTGCACAGCTATGAGCAGGCCCTGCTGCTCGGCCTGTTCCTCGGCTTCGCCGGCGCCTCCTTCGCCGTCGCCCTGCCGCTGGCCTCGCAGTGGTATCCGCCGCAGCACCAGGGCAAGGCCATGGGCATCGCCGGCGCCGGCAACTCCGGCACCGTGCTGGCTGCGCTGTTCGCGCCGGGTCTGGCCAGCGCCTTCGGCTGGGGCAACGTGTTCGGCCTGGCGCTGATCCCGCTGGTGCTGACCCTGATCATCTTCGCCAGCGTAGCGAAGAACGCCCCCGAGCGCCCCCAGCCCAAGGCCGTCGGCGACTACCTGAAGGCACTGGGCGACCGTGACAGCTGGTGGTTCATGCTGTTCTACAGCGTCACCTTTGGCGGCTTCCTCGGCCTGGCCAGCACCCTGCCCGGCTACTTCCACGACCAGTACGGCTTCGACCCGGTCAAGGCCGGCTACTACACCGCCGCCTGCGTGTTCGCCGGCAGCCTGCTGCGCCCGCTCGGCGGCGCCCTGGCCGACCGTATCGGCGGCATCCGCACCCTACTGGTGATGTACACCGTGGCCTCGCTGTGCATCGCGGTGGTCGGCTTCAACCTGCCCAGTTCGACCGCCGCGCTGGCGCTGTTCGTGGTCGCCATGCTCAGCCTGGGCGCCGGTAACGGCGCGGTGTTCCAGCTGGTGCCGCAGCGCTTCCGCCAGACCATCGGCGTGATGACCGGGCTGATCGGCATGGCCGGCGGCATCGGCGGCTTCGCCCTGACCGCGGGCCTCGGCGCGGTCAAGCAGTCCACCGGCGACTATCAGCTCGGCCTGTGGCTGTTCGCCTCCCTCGGCGTGGTCGCCTGGATCGGCCTGCACAGCGTCAAGCTGCGCTGGCGCACCACCTGGGGTTCGGCCGCGGTGACCGCCGCGCGGGTCTAA
- a CDS encoding helix-turn-helix transcriptional regulator, with amino-acid sequence MTGTLDLNELKRPNLQKDISRLADLLLDAVFIVDLNGRITYASAACASIFGYTPEEMVGNAMIDFVIPEDREKTMAEARIVTTGWQRIGFENRYRHKDGRVVHVMWSARLLESEQVRIGVARDVTDLKQARMLNQGLLLSSTPLAPHELKVLELLLTDATEKQIAQRLGLAVSTTHSYVTNIFRKFGVRSRAGLMSLWLSHTVA; translated from the coding sequence ATGACCGGCACACTTGACCTCAATGAACTGAAGCGCCCGAATCTGCAAAAAGACATATCGAGGCTTGCTGATTTATTGCTGGACGCAGTGTTCATTGTCGATCTCAACGGCCGGATAACCTACGCAAGCGCCGCCTGCGCAAGCATCTTCGGCTACACGCCCGAGGAAATGGTCGGCAACGCCATGATCGATTTCGTGATCCCTGAGGACCGCGAAAAAACCATGGCCGAAGCCAGGATTGTCACAACCGGATGGCAGCGGATCGGGTTTGAAAACAGATATCGCCACAAGGACGGCCGCGTGGTGCATGTGATGTGGTCCGCGCGCCTGCTGGAGTCGGAACAGGTACGCATTGGAGTTGCCCGCGACGTTACCGATCTGAAGCAGGCACGGATGCTCAACCAGGGCCTGCTGCTCTCCTCGACACCATTGGCCCCGCACGAGCTCAAGGTCTTGGAGCTGCTCCTGACCGACGCGACAGAGAAACAGATCGCCCAGCGCTTGGGGCTGGCAGTTTCCACCACCCACTCGTACGTGACGAACATATTCCGGAAGTTCGGCGTACGCAGCCGGGCTGGCTTGATGAGCTTGTGGTTGAGCCACACTGTGGCCTGA